The following coding sequences are from one uncultured Desulfobacter sp. window:
- a CDS encoding polysaccharide biosynthesis tyrosine autokinase gives MGKIFKALEKAENKAGSDKQSVSNDDSGPRDLKQSDVRSQSDSKPSNPAIVTSANPHSPAAEQFRLLKNNILFPEKGNPPKTIMVTSASPHEGKSFVAANLAVSIAQSIDEYVLLMDCDLRSPTIHTSFGYGGKEQGLSDYLAKKLPLSSVLKKSSVNKLTILPAGQIPANPSELLSSDQMRRLLHEVKLRYNDRYIIVDTSPPYITSETNAIARFVDGIILVIRQGKTRIKEVADILDIYGREKILGVVTNFSKKTVGYGYGYHKSGYGYGYHQQR, from the coding sequence TTGGGAAAAATATTTAAGGCGCTGGAAAAAGCAGAAAACAAAGCAGGATCGGATAAACAATCTGTCTCAAATGATGATTCAGGCCCTCGAGACCTTAAACAATCAGACGTAAGAAGCCAATCCGACTCCAAACCTTCAAATCCAGCGATTGTCACATCCGCCAACCCCCATTCACCGGCAGCGGAACAATTCCGGCTGTTGAAAAACAATATCTTGTTTCCTGAAAAAGGGAATCCCCCAAAAACGATTATGGTGACAAGCGCCTCGCCACATGAAGGCAAATCCTTTGTGGCGGCTAATCTTGCCGTAAGTATCGCCCAGAGTATTGATGAATATGTGCTTCTTATGGACTGCGACCTCAGATCACCGACAATCCACACCTCTTTCGGCTATGGCGGTAAAGAGCAGGGTTTGAGCGATTACCTGGCAAAAAAACTGCCTTTATCTTCTGTTCTTAAAAAATCATCTGTAAACAAATTGACCATTTTGCCGGCAGGGCAGATTCCGGCTAATCCGTCAGAACTTTTGTCATCAGATCAGATGCGCCGCCTGCTCCATGAAGTCAAACTGCGTTACAATGACAGATATATTATTGTTGATACGTCACCACCCTATATTACATCGGAAACCAATGCAATCGCACGCTTTGTAGACGGCATCATTCTGGTTATCCGCCAGGGAAAAACACGGATCAAGGAAGTCGCAGATATCCTGGATATTTACGGTCGTGAAAAAATTTTGGGTGTTGTCACGAATTTCTCGAAAAAAACAGTTGGATATGGATACGGATACCATAAAAGCGGATATGGATACGGATATCATCAGCAGCGGTGA
- a CDS encoding GNVR domain-containing protein — MADPFQSQTQIKPDYIIDVLIRGRWFLIVPLCISLTLGLGMTLTANKTYEAGTMILVQPQRVPTAYIRSVVSSSIGERISTISQQVLSRSNLEQIIDQFGLYENSPGMYQEDKIAGLRKRIKVKIERARGGSEAFSIYFSGSEPQRVMRIANTLASYFMDENLKVREAQAIGTSEFLDSELEKTKKRLEEKEQKLAAFRAKYLGGLPDELETNLRTLDRMQQQLTDKTTLLRETRNSIGVIDSQISQLTGTGKEDNSDKGLEAPLSEDEQTLEAAQNNYEALLLRYTEKHPDVQKLKKIIEKLKESIKEAETGQSDTGNESVTAAAARRSPTVNALIVQRTQLKLDVTTLQKEVDDIQAKMKVYQQRVEDTPKRELELQSLRRDYGNIQDIYNSLLDRKLEAELSVNMEKKQKGEQFRILDHARLPEKPISPNVKMMFLLSIAGGLGLGGGIIFLKELLSFSVIRRDDQIETELGLPILASIPPLEKPGSRTKQKVEWIMFICCCSYSAVFLVFFAILNQKGLDRTINFIKATLNL, encoded by the coding sequence ATGGCAGATCCATTCCAATCCCAGACTCAAATAAAACCCGACTATATCATTGATGTCCTTATCAGGGGACGCTGGTTTCTAATTGTTCCTTTGTGCATATCTTTGACATTGGGACTTGGGATGACACTGACAGCGAATAAAACCTACGAAGCGGGCACAATGATCCTTGTTCAACCCCAACGGGTCCCTACTGCATATATTCGATCAGTAGTATCTTCCAGTATCGGTGAACGGATCAGCACCATTTCCCAGCAGGTTCTGAGCCGCAGTAATCTAGAGCAGATCATTGACCAGTTCGGCCTGTACGAAAACAGTCCGGGCATGTACCAAGAAGATAAAATCGCCGGGTTAAGAAAACGGATAAAAGTTAAAATTGAACGCGCCAGGGGAGGTTCAGAAGCCTTCTCCATCTATTTTTCCGGCAGTGAACCACAACGGGTAATGCGGATTGCGAATACACTAGCATCTTACTTTATGGACGAAAACCTTAAAGTTCGCGAGGCCCAGGCCATAGGCACAAGTGAATTCCTTGACTCAGAGCTGGAAAAAACAAAAAAACGGCTTGAGGAAAAAGAACAGAAGCTTGCGGCATTTAGGGCAAAATACCTCGGCGGCCTACCGGACGAGCTTGAAACAAATTTGCGGACCCTTGACCGCATGCAGCAGCAGCTTACGGACAAAACGACCCTTCTGCGGGAAACTAGAAACTCCATTGGTGTTATTGATTCCCAGATTTCCCAACTAACCGGGACAGGCAAAGAAGATAACAGCGACAAGGGGCTTGAAGCGCCACTGTCAGAGGACGAACAGACCCTTGAGGCAGCCCAGAATAACTATGAAGCGCTCTTGCTTAGATATACGGAAAAGCATCCGGACGTTCAGAAGCTAAAAAAAATTATCGAAAAATTAAAAGAAAGTATTAAAGAAGCTGAAACCGGGCAATCGGATACAGGAAATGAAAGTGTGACTGCCGCTGCGGCCAGGCGAAGTCCGACGGTAAACGCTTTGATTGTCCAACGCACCCAACTGAAGTTAGACGTGACAACCCTTCAAAAAGAGGTTGATGACATTCAGGCAAAAATGAAAGTATATCAGCAACGGGTTGAGGACACACCAAAGCGGGAGCTTGAACTTCAGTCTCTGAGACGGGACTACGGAAATATACAGGATATATATAACTCTCTTTTGGATAGAAAGTTAGAAGCCGAACTCTCCGTCAACATGGAAAAGAAACAAAAGGGTGAACAGTTCCGGATTCTGGATCATGCCCGTTTGCCGGAAAAGCCGATTTCACCCAACGTTAAAATGATGTTTTTACTATCCATCGCCGGAGGCCTTGGATTGGGTGGTGGCATTATTTTTTTAAAAGAGTTGCTCAGTTTCTCTGTCATCCGGCGGGATGACCAGATTGAAACCGAATTAGGATTACCTATTTTAGCATCAATTCCGCCGCTGGAAAAACCGGGCAGCAGAACAAAGCAAAAAGTTGAATGGATTATGTTCATCTGTTGCTGCAGCTATAGTGCCGTGTTCCTGGTATTTTTTGCAATACTGAATCAAAAAGGCCTGGACCGGACAATCAATTTTATCAAAGCAACACTCAATTTATAA
- a CDS encoding tetratricopeptide repeat protein, whose translation MTAGCSSENDAQVDGYIKNARQFIAQKKPQTAIIEYRNAISIAPNNDVALFELAEAYVLTRQINAAVRYYKLAAKANPRNILPLLRLAQIFMQTGQLLEAREHISKALEIKPTSIEALHLLAGVQIKERDTDSAVETLNKALSLDNGNVKTYVSLAQLHLKNNDPVKAEQVYLAAISHDSASRAAYMGLVRLYGLQKKWDKAEDLLKKVVETQGNTLRKYTDIANFYQGQKKFDLAEEYFQKAVLFDEERVEPLINLAEFYARQQLSDKAIETMESALAKQPKSPLILSGLSQIYLRFNRVEEAEKAVVKALEINSENEGVLLQQGRVLMARNNFKEALNRFDQVISMNRLNAKAYYYRAACISQRGATDRPEQEIFRAAAGMLNKPEEFEIDQIKGNLLAAITVDPSLLDARIKLLEIYILEKNLTKAKEQMQEISKLSAPNIRIMTLLSGIHLLEGDTQGAQQILENIIKNRPGYSPAYIRLGMLCSSLGKPDKALDYLKKAFDMKPDQVGIVTMMVNIYMGRGENDQALKLADNYAQRLFPEKKAFFNNLKGEIYLASRQPETAVGFFEKATRQEPRFIQPRMHMANLMTSQKKLNEALEQYKQIESVNPAHLPTLISMGVIYDTLGNVNKAEEYYRKVLELNPKHADAANNLAFILSERKKTVDEAFDYASIAREEDPKNPNVLDTMGWVFYQKGNYLNALSELEESLRIKPESALACFHYGMALYRTQEFEKARQYFKKALDIDPKFKDAETARQMLN comes from the coding sequence ATGACCGCAGGCTGTTCCTCTGAAAATGATGCCCAGGTTGATGGGTATATAAAAAATGCCAGGCAATTTATAGCTCAGAAAAAACCTCAGACAGCAATAATTGAATACCGCAATGCAATCAGTATTGCCCCCAATAACGATGTTGCATTGTTTGAACTGGCCGAGGCATATGTATTGACCCGGCAGATTAATGCGGCTGTCCGATATTACAAGTTGGCCGCAAAGGCCAACCCCCGGAATATTTTACCTCTTCTCAGGCTGGCGCAGATTTTTATGCAGACGGGCCAACTTCTTGAGGCCAGGGAACATATATCAAAAGCCCTGGAGATTAAACCAACCTCCATTGAGGCGCTTCATCTTCTGGCCGGTGTCCAGATAAAGGAACGAGATACGGATTCCGCCGTTGAAACGCTTAATAAGGCTCTTTCCCTTGATAATGGAAATGTAAAGACCTATGTGTCATTAGCACAACTGCATTTGAAAAATAATGATCCGGTAAAAGCGGAGCAGGTCTATCTTGCCGCCATCAGTCATGATTCCGCGTCGCGGGCTGCCTATATGGGGCTCGTCCGGCTCTACGGGTTACAAAAAAAATGGGATAAGGCTGAAGACCTGTTAAAAAAAGTGGTGGAAACGCAGGGTAACACCCTTAGAAAATATACCGATATTGCAAACTTTTACCAAGGGCAAAAGAAATTTGATTTGGCAGAAGAATACTTTCAAAAAGCGGTCCTTTTTGATGAAGAGCGGGTGGAGCCTTTAATCAATTTGGCTGAATTTTATGCAAGACAACAACTATCAGACAAGGCAATTGAAACTATGGAGAGTGCCTTGGCCAAGCAACCGAAAAGCCCTTTGATTCTCTCTGGTTTATCCCAGATTTATTTGCGGTTTAACCGGGTGGAGGAGGCTGAAAAAGCAGTTGTAAAGGCCTTGGAAATTAATAGTGAGAATGAGGGTGTTCTTTTGCAGCAGGGAAGGGTACTGATGGCCCGGAATAATTTTAAAGAAGCCTTGAATCGGTTTGACCAGGTGATTTCCATGAACCGGCTCAATGCCAAAGCCTATTATTACAGGGCTGCTTGCATCAGTCAACGGGGCGCAACCGACCGTCCGGAACAAGAAATTTTCAGGGCAGCAGCTGGTATGCTGAATAAACCCGAAGAATTTGAAATAGATCAAATCAAAGGCAATCTTCTGGCAGCGATCACTGTAGATCCTTCGCTTCTGGATGCCCGGATCAAGCTTTTGGAAATCTATATTCTTGAAAAAAATTTAACTAAAGCAAAAGAACAGATGCAGGAAATTTCAAAACTGTCTGCACCCAATATCCGGATCATGACGCTTTTGTCAGGTATTCATCTGCTTGAAGGGGATACCCAGGGTGCACAACAGATTCTTGAAAACATAATCAAAAACAGGCCCGGATATTCGCCTGCATATATTCGCCTGGGCATGCTGTGTAGTTCATTGGGAAAGCCGGATAAAGCCCTGGACTATTTAAAAAAAGCATTCGATATGAAGCCCGATCAAGTAGGTATCGTAACAATGATGGTCAACATCTATATGGGCCGTGGAGAAAACGATCAGGCCTTGAAACTGGCAGATAATTATGCGCAAAGACTTTTCCCTGAGAAAAAAGCCTTCTTTAATAATCTTAAGGGGGAAATTTATCTGGCAAGCCGGCAGCCTGAGACAGCCGTTGGCTTTTTTGAGAAAGCCACCCGGCAGGAGCCCAGGTTTATTCAGCCAAGAATGCATATGGCAAATCTGATGACCAGTCAAAAAAAGTTAAACGAGGCTCTTGAACAGTATAAGCAGATCGAATCCGTAAATCCGGCACATCTCCCGACACTGATTTCCATGGGCGTGATATATGACACCCTTGGCAATGTCAACAAGGCTGAAGAATATTATAGGAAAGTCCTTGAACTGAACCCTAAACATGCGGATGCGGCCAATAATTTGGCCTTCATTTTGTCCGAGCGAAAAAAGACCGTTGACGAGGCCTTTGACTATGCGTCAATTGCAAGGGAAGAAGATCCGAAAAACCCCAATGTGCTGGACACTATGGGATGGGTCTTTTACCAGAAAGGCAATTATCTGAATGCCCTTTCCGAGCTTGAAGAAAGTTTGAGAATAAAACCGGAGAGTGCTCTTGCCTGTTTTCATTACGGGATGGCACTGTATCGCACCCAGGAGTTTGAAAAGGCCCGGCAGTATTTTAAAAAAGCGCTGGATATTGATCCGAAATTCAAGGACGCTGAAACAGCCCGGCAGATGTTGAATTAG
- a CDS encoding PEP-CTERM sorting domain-containing protein — MKKFFRILIPIVLLAFSFLPVAYSAPKIDGVMSYTDDDDWRVGGGQSVSIVNGAFSADTTLANVVVEENYALYNSYTNNKYYDVEELGVYIADNKLYIGLQTQFDLSYSPNGAGISAGDFIFTFGSSDDTTFSDYNDGDYAFSFDFSVDSDNKVDITFLSDIKTVSYPDSDNYGTAWEIESAGTEVHGTASDNENEDGVSASDSEISYTYAYSENNADSTDWYPDGQYTLELAINLDSLSDELSSLLNSAGDHDSVAMYWQPSCGNDFLAAKTAFNYVPKSSSANVSPTPEPATMLLFGMGLLGASLFGRRRKRTEKSD, encoded by the coding sequence ATGAAAAAATTTTTTAGAATATTAATTCCAATTGTACTTTTAGCCTTTTCCTTTTTGCCTGTGGCGTATTCGGCTCCGAAGATTGATGGTGTCATGTCGTATACAGATGATGATGATTGGCGCGTGGGGGGGGGGCAGAGTGTCTCAATAGTCAATGGGGCGTTTTCGGCTGATACTACCCTTGCTAACGTTGTGGTGGAAGAAAATTATGCTCTGTATAATAGTTATACTAACAACAAATATTATGATGTGGAAGAACTTGGGGTATATATCGCGGATAACAAACTTTATATTGGTCTACAGACCCAGTTTGACCTTTCCTACAGTCCAAATGGTGCTGGTATCTCTGCGGGTGATTTTATCTTTACCTTTGGTAGCAGTGACGACACTACGTTTAGCGATTACAATGACGGCGATTACGCATTCTCCTTCGATTTTTCGGTTGATAGTGATAATAAAGTTGATATAACCTTTTTGTCAGATATTAAGACCGTTTCCTACCCTGACTCTGATAATTATGGAACCGCTTGGGAGATTGAAAGTGCTGGTACTGAAGTTCATGGCACTGCAAGTGATAATGAAAATGAAGACGGTGTCTCCGCCAGCGATTCTGAAATTTCTTACACTTATGCTTATTCAGAAAACAACGCGGATTCCACTGACTGGTACCCTGATGGTCAATATACCTTGGAGTTAGCGATTAATCTTGACTCCCTGTCCGATGAACTGAGTTCTCTTTTGAACAGTGCTGGGGATCATGACTCCGTTGCCATGTACTGGCAACCTTCCTGTGGAAATGATTTTCTGGCTGCAAAAACTGCATTTAATTATGTCCCTAAATCCTCTTCAGCGAATGTAAGCCCAACGCCTGAACCGGCTACTATGCTGCTTTTCGGTATGGGATTGCTGGGAGCGAGTTTATTTGGAAGACGTAGAAAACGTACTGAAAAGTCTGATTAA
- a CDS encoding TIGR03790 family protein — protein MRFFIVILVTSFALFSFSGIPALALSPDEVLVVANRNAAKSVGLATWYMEKRKIPKENLLQVFVTDKETCSRETYLKKIVPPIRRTLEKNQKINAIVTMYGLPLRIASPGMTKDEQARMDQLTAQKKKFDALKEKNGQLTEDQKKTLNREVRKIKQFKTSTDKTASLDSELMLVKKERYKINFWLPNPFFLPWRSQKTAIDKSEVIMVSRLDGPDPSIVKQIVNDSIEAGTKGLSGTAYFDARWKYPGQKKVSGYGLYDKSIHEAAGRLKKEGMNVVLDNKQELFQPGDCPNAALYCGWYSLANYVDAFTWEKGAVGFHIASSECTTLKRKNSNVWCKKMLDKGIAATVGPVGEPYVQSFPIPEIFFDFLAKGKLTLAEVYLISLPYLSWKQVLVGDPLYRVKINTL, from the coding sequence ATGCGTTTTTTTATCGTCATACTTGTAACCTCATTTGCTCTATTCAGTTTTTCCGGGATACCTGCGCTGGCGTTGTCTCCGGATGAAGTACTTGTTGTTGCCAACCGCAATGCCGCTAAAAGCGTGGGGCTTGCCACCTGGTACATGGAGAAACGAAAAATACCAAAAGAAAACCTGCTGCAGGTCTTTGTCACAGACAAAGAGACCTGTTCACGGGAGACTTACTTAAAAAAAATTGTCCCCCCGATCCGCCGCACCTTGGAAAAAAATCAAAAAATCAACGCCATTGTAACCATGTATGGGCTTCCGTTAAGGATTGCTTCACCAGGAATGACAAAAGATGAACAAGCACGGATGGACCAGTTAACTGCGCAAAAGAAAAAATTTGATGCACTCAAAGAAAAAAACGGACAGCTAACTGAAGATCAAAAAAAAACGCTGAACCGCGAAGTTAGGAAAATAAAACAATTCAAAACATCCACGGACAAAACCGCATCCCTTGACTCGGAATTAATGCTTGTCAAAAAAGAGAGATATAAAATCAACTTCTGGCTGCCCAACCCTTTTTTCCTGCCGTGGCGCTCTCAGAAAACGGCCATTGACAAATCAGAGGTAATCATGGTCAGCCGTCTGGACGGGCCAGACCCAAGCATTGTCAAACAAATCGTAAATGACAGTATTGAAGCGGGGACAAAGGGTTTATCAGGGACTGCCTATTTCGATGCCAGATGGAAATATCCAGGTCAAAAAAAAGTATCAGGATATGGGCTTTATGATAAATCTATTCATGAAGCCGCAGGTCGTCTAAAAAAAGAAGGGATGAACGTGGTATTGGATAACAAACAGGAGTTATTTCAGCCTGGAGACTGCCCCAATGCAGCCCTTTACTGTGGCTGGTACAGCCTGGCCAACTATGTGGATGCATTTACCTGGGAAAAAGGAGCTGTGGGATTTCACATTGCAAGCTCGGAATGCACGACACTAAAACGGAAAAACAGCAATGTCTGGTGCAAAAAAATGCTGGATAAAGGCATCGCAGCAACAGTCGGTCCCGTGGGAGAGCCCTACGTCCAGTCTTTTCCTATACCGGAAATATTTTTTGATTTTCTTGCCAAGGGCAAACTGACCCTGGCCGAAGTCTATCTGATCAGCCTGCCGTATCTATCCTGGAAGCAGGTGCTTGTGGGAGATCCTTTATACCGGGTGAAGATAAATACCCTGTAA
- a CDS encoding SDR family oxidoreductase: MRFTSIQQELKNNPKSWLITGCAGFIGSNLLETLLNLGQTVTGLDNFSTGFQHNLDQVKEAVTSEEWQKFSFIEGDITNADTCRTVCRGQDYVLHQAALGSVPRSVADPLTTNENNITGFLNMLTAARDADVKRFVYAASSSTYGDHPTLPKQEENIGNPLSPYAVTKLVNELYARVFASTYGFKSIGLRYFNVFGRRQDPNGAYAAVIPLWFGALIRQNKVYINGDGETSRDFCFIDNCVQANLLAATADDDAADQVYNVAFGQRTTLNQLFSLIRDRVAETLPDRTEITADYREFRPGDVRHSMADISKAKNLLGYCPQYSVEAGLDMASIWYMKHLNNGHRPT; the protein is encoded by the coding sequence ATGCGTTTCACATCAATTCAGCAAGAATTAAAAAATAATCCAAAATCCTGGCTCATTACCGGATGCGCCGGATTCATCGGCTCCAATCTTCTGGAAACCCTGCTTAATCTTGGACAGACCGTAACCGGACTGGATAATTTTTCCACAGGATTTCAGCATAATTTAGACCAGGTCAAAGAGGCGGTGACTTCGGAGGAATGGCAGAAATTCTCCTTTATCGAAGGGGATATCACCAATGCCGACACCTGCCGGACTGTCTGCAGAGGCCAGGATTATGTGCTTCACCAGGCGGCGTTGGGTTCGGTTCCCCGTTCCGTTGCCGATCCTCTGACCACCAATGAAAATAACATTACCGGCTTTTTGAATATGCTGACCGCAGCCCGGGATGCCGACGTAAAACGGTTTGTATATGCGGCATCGAGCTCCACCTATGGTGATCATCCTACACTTCCCAAACAAGAGGAAAATATCGGCAACCCCCTTTCTCCCTATGCCGTAACAAAGCTGGTCAATGAACTTTACGCCCGGGTGTTTGCCTCAACATACGGATTTAAAAGTATTGGATTGCGGTATTTCAATGTATTTGGCCGCCGCCAGGATCCCAACGGGGCCTATGCAGCCGTAATCCCATTATGGTTTGGTGCCTTGATCCGTCAAAATAAAGTTTATATAAACGGTGACGGAGAAACCAGCCGGGATTTTTGTTTCATTGATAATTGCGTCCAGGCCAATCTCCTGGCTGCAACGGCCGATGATGATGCCGCAGATCAGGTATACAATGTTGCATTTGGACAGCGTACAACGCTAAATCAACTGTTTTCATTGATCCGTGACCGAGTGGCCGAAACGCTGCCGGACCGAACCGAGATAACTGCAGATTACAGAGAGTTCAGACCCGGAGATGTTCGCCACTCCATGGCAGATATATCTAAAGCCAAAAATCTTTTGGGGTACTGCCCGCAGTACTCGGTTGAAGCGGGCCTTGATATGGCATCCATCTGGTATATGAAACATCTGAATAACGGCCATCGGCCAACCTAA
- a CDS encoding CPBP family glutamic-type intramembrane protease: protein MSRKWKNMDLLIPYAAPYFAYVALSSVLHDKLPEEIIYIMKLLIVPGLLIWAWKWYVPLTGPKNKWVSCFWGIIVGLIGLVVWCGLYAPFTTPEDGAPWSDQGFFLRLLTAGFVVPVFEELFMRGFVFRVALQWDLLRRQKTPYPFSTALDERSIFDVAPGQWTVYAIVISTAVFAAGHLVGEWPASIAYGVLMTLLWIFRKDLISCIVAHGTTNIGLALYVYYFGRWELW from the coding sequence GTGAGTAGAAAATGGAAAAATATGGATCTGCTGATACCCTATGCAGCACCGTATTTTGCTTATGTGGCACTTTCATCCGTTCTTCATGATAAGTTGCCCGAAGAGATCATATACATAATGAAGCTGCTCATTGTGCCCGGACTTTTGATTTGGGCCTGGAAGTGGTACGTTCCGTTAACCGGACCTAAAAATAAATGGGTATCCTGTTTTTGGGGAATCATCGTCGGGCTCATTGGACTGGTGGTCTGGTGCGGATTATATGCGCCTTTTACAACTCCGGAAGATGGCGCACCCTGGTCTGATCAGGGATTCTTCCTGAGGCTTCTAACGGCCGGTTTTGTGGTACCTGTCTTTGAAGAGTTGTTCATGCGAGGATTTGTCTTTCGCGTTGCACTGCAATGGGATCTTTTGCGCAGGCAAAAAACGCCATATCCGTTTTCCACGGCACTGGATGAGCGCAGCATTTTTGATGTGGCACCGGGCCAGTGGACCGTTTACGCCATTGTGATTTCAACGGCTGTTTTTGCAGCCGGCCATCTGGTTGGTGAATGGCCCGCATCCATTGCCTACGGAGTGCTCATGACCCTTTTGTGGATATTTAGAAAGGACCTGATTTCCTGCATTGTTGCCCACGGGACAACCAACATCGGGTTGGCGCTTTATGTTTATTACTTCGGGCGCTGGGAATTGTGGTAA
- a CDS encoding AAA family ATPase encodes MYKEFYNLTLSPFKISCDPAFMWFGEKHQEALATLKYGILDNKGFLLLTGDVGTGKTSLINALIQSLEQDIIYTSVPDPSLIKLDFFNYIAASFGIDKEFTSKGAFLAHFKNFLLSASEKNKKVLLIIDEAQLLTQEMLEEIRLLSNIEKPDAKLINIFFIGQNEFNEILNRPQNRAVLQRMTLNFNLDPLTPEEVDAYIRHRLKVAGTQEQIFDWDAVQEIFLYSGGFPRRINILCDHALLSGFVKEQRLIDAKIVNECAKELKIPAHVDNRDLNTLFETSEYPRNQNNAPRELSSKTFVSNSPVQHPRPQGPPVQQPENKLISWDKLVILVFFFLFAWYFMFPDHFVSTLSQVKQSFNRSQDIPTEQNTGQTIQPGNRIGVQNPKPPETDNPSNSEPDAEKKIQGRSQNPGELMFAIKPPETDISSGQKNLPPPLPEERITVRFKYNGDAIIEKDLKKLEALSKSLVAHQNSKILITGYTDAMENGTYNVKLSEFRANIVKSFLLGMGVKNYQMRIQGRGAQDPIESNDTVWGRMMNRRVEIEIIN; translated from the coding sequence ATGTACAAAGAATTTTACAACCTTACGTTATCCCCCTTTAAAATCAGCTGTGATCCGGCATTCATGTGGTTCGGGGAAAAGCACCAGGAAGCCCTTGCCACACTTAAATACGGTATTCTTGACAACAAGGGTTTCCTGCTTTTAACCGGGGATGTGGGCACAGGCAAGACCTCCCTGATCAATGCATTGATTCAGAGCCTGGAACAGGACATTATCTACACATCCGTGCCGGACCCAAGCCTGATCAAACTTGATTTTTTCAATTATATTGCCGCATCCTTCGGCATAGACAAAGAGTTTACATCCAAGGGTGCCTTTCTGGCCCATTTTAAAAATTTCTTGCTCAGCGCCAGTGAAAAAAATAAAAAGGTCCTGCTGATCATTGACGAGGCCCAACTGCTCACCCAGGAAATGCTTGAAGAGATCCGCCTGCTGTCAAATATAGAAAAACCCGATGCAAAACTGATCAATATTTTTTTCATCGGGCAAAACGAATTCAATGAAATTTTAAACAGACCCCAGAACCGGGCCGTTCTCCAGCGAATGACCCTCAACTTCAATCTGGACCCCTTGACCCCGGAAGAGGTGGATGCATACATCCGCCACCGGCTCAAGGTTGCAGGCACCCAGGAGCAGATATTTGACTGGGATGCGGTCCAGGAAATTTTTCTATATTCAGGCGGATTTCCAAGGCGCATCAATATTTTATGCGATCATGCCCTGTTGTCCGGATTTGTCAAAGAACAACGACTCATTGATGCAAAAATTGTAAATGAATGTGCAAAAGAGCTGAAAATTCCGGCCCATGTAGACAATCGCGACTTAAATACGCTGTTTGAAACAAGTGAGTACCCGCGAAATCAAAACAATGCCCCCAGAGAGTTGTCATCTAAAACGTTTGTTTCCAATTCACCGGTGCAGCACCCGCGGCCCCAGGGTCCGCCGGTTCAACAACCGGAAAACAAACTGATCTCATGGGACAAACTGGTCATTTTAGTATTCTTTTTTCTTTTCGCCTGGTACTTTATGTTTCCGGACCATTTTGTCTCCACACTTTCCCAGGTAAAACAATCTTTTAATCGAAGCCAGGATATCCCAACAGAACAAAACACGGGGCAAACAATCCAGCCGGGAAATCGGATCGGAGTTCAAAATCCCAAGCCTCCGGAAACAGATAACCCGTCCAATAGTGAGCCTGACGCTGAAAAAAAAATTCAGGGACGCTCTCAAAATCCAGGCGAGCTTATGTTTGCCATTAAACCTCCGGAAACGGATATATCATCAGGGCAAAAAAATCTCCCTCCCCCACTCCCGGAAGAGAGGATTACAGTCCGGTTTAAATATAACGGCGACGCCATCATTGAAAAAGACCTGAAAAAGCTTGAAGCACTTTCAAAATCCCTGGTTGCCCATCAAAATTCAAAAATTTTGATTACCGGATACACCGATGCCATGGAAAATGGTACCTACAATGTGAAACTATCCGAATTCCGGGCCAATATCGTCAAAAGCTTTCTTCTGGGAATGGGGGTCAAAAACTACCAGATGAGAATCCAGGGCCGAGGCGCCCAGGACCCCATTGAAAGCAATGATACGGTATGGGGGCGCATGATGAACCGCAGGGTTGAAATAGAGATAATTAATTAA